A window of Corallococcus macrosporus DSM 14697 contains these coding sequences:
- a CDS encoding RNA polymerase sigma factor encodes MSIRETGGRVVSLPVRVARAGLERAPDEALCRAFLDGEPAAFEVLVMRHRALVFSLVRRYVTRPEDAADLVQSAFLRALEASRRVFARFTPSGPAPFRAWLVRIALNLAKNHARQGQRWRPVLVAAGPDDVVEDPSESAQERMERAERERQVRAEVLTLPRRQREVLTLRVDGGLAFKDIAETLGITENNAKVQFHHAMKRLKARVGVPEEKH; translated from the coding sequence GTGAGCATCAGGGAGACAGGCGGCCGGGTGGTGTCCCTGCCCGTGCGCGTGGCCCGGGCGGGCCTGGAGCGAGCGCCAGACGAGGCGCTCTGCCGCGCCTTCCTGGACGGCGAGCCGGCGGCCTTCGAGGTGCTGGTGATGCGGCACCGCGCGCTCGTCTTCTCGCTGGTGCGCCGCTACGTGACGCGGCCGGAGGACGCGGCGGACCTGGTGCAGAGCGCCTTCCTGCGGGCGCTGGAGGCCTCGCGCCGCGTCTTCGCGCGCTTCACGCCGTCGGGGCCGGCGCCCTTCCGGGCCTGGCTGGTGCGCATTGCCCTCAACCTGGCGAAGAACCACGCCCGCCAGGGCCAGCGCTGGCGCCCCGTGCTGGTCGCCGCCGGTCCGGACGACGTGGTGGAGGACCCGTCGGAGTCCGCGCAGGAGCGGATGGAGCGGGCCGAGCGGGAACGGCAGGTGCGCGCCGAGGTGCTCACCCTGCCCCGCCGGCAGCGCGAGGTGCTGACGCTGCGCGTGGACGGCGGGCTGGCGTTCAAGGACATCGCCGAGACGCTCGGCATCACGGAGAACAACGCGAAGGTGCAGTTCCACCATGCGATGAAGCGCCTCAAGGCGCGGGTGGGCGTGCCGGAGGAGAAGCACTGA
- a CDS encoding TIGR02265 family protein yields MLTQGSGSRIKGGVLISRLNMLRQHGGQVRVDEVLRRLPAEDQALLRKMLLPVGWYPLELNLRLDAAIAGVMSPEDKDRAFIEMGRASADEALHGAQHVFIRAGEPHFLLSQAPRIYRFYYAVGSRTYEQTGPSSAVLRTFGAENVTEPDCLTIIGWHERAIELCGGRAVRITHPMCRARGAPHCEYHCAWE; encoded by the coding sequence ATGTTGACCCAAGGAAGTGGCTCACGCATCAAGGGCGGCGTGCTCATCTCGCGGCTCAACATGCTGCGCCAGCATGGCGGGCAGGTCCGCGTGGATGAGGTGCTGCGGCGCCTGCCCGCGGAGGACCAGGCGCTGCTGCGGAAGATGTTGCTGCCGGTCGGCTGGTATCCGCTGGAGCTGAACCTGCGGTTGGACGCGGCCATCGCGGGCGTCATGTCGCCGGAGGACAAGGACCGGGCCTTCATCGAGATGGGGCGCGCCTCCGCCGACGAGGCGCTGCACGGCGCGCAGCACGTCTTCATCCGGGCGGGGGAGCCGCACTTCCTGCTCAGCCAGGCGCCGCGAATCTACCGTTTCTATTACGCGGTGGGCTCGCGCACCTATGAGCAGACGGGGCCGAGCTCCGCCGTGCTGCGGACCTTCGGCGCGGAGAACGTCACCGAGCCGGACTGCCTCACCATCATCGGCTGGCACGAGCGGGCCATCGAGCTGTGTGGGGGGCGCGCCGTGCGCATCACCCACCCCATGTGCCGTGCCCGCGGCGCGCCGCACTGCGAGTACCACTGCGCCTGGGAGTGA
- a CDS encoding peroxiredoxin, with product MLSVGDTAPDFTATDCHGATFRLSSLRGRRVVLFFFPKAFTVGCTIENRAFRDNHELLEGLGAELVGVSVDTQRTQCEFAEAEGIHFSLLGDADRSISRAYDVLWPVLNVDRRVTFILGADGRVEEVIRHEVRVYRHLDDVLRYLRANPLPAP from the coding sequence ATGCTTTCCGTCGGAGACACCGCGCCGGACTTCACCGCCACCGACTGTCACGGGGCCACCTTCCGGTTGTCCTCCCTGCGCGGCCGGCGCGTGGTGCTCTTCTTCTTCCCCAAGGCCTTCACGGTGGGCTGCACCATCGAGAACCGCGCGTTCCGCGACAACCACGAGCTGCTCGAGGGCCTGGGCGCGGAGCTGGTGGGCGTGTCGGTGGACACGCAGCGCACGCAGTGCGAGTTCGCGGAGGCCGAGGGCATCCACTTCTCCCTGCTGGGAGACGCGGACCGGAGCATCAGCCGCGCCTATGACGTGCTCTGGCCGGTGCTCAACGTCGACCGCCGCGTCACCTTCATCCTCGGCGCGGACGGCCGCGTCGAGGAGGTCATCCGGCACGAGGTCCGCGTCTACCGGCACCTGGACGACGTGCTCCGCTACCTGCGCGCGAACCCGCTCCCGGCGCCCTGA
- a CDS encoding YcaO-like family protein, whose protein sequence is MRPPRDELSSRRFQQRLAQAMGVTRVARVTGLDRTGVEVACAVRPGGHVLQVCNGKGLSFEDAAWGALLETAELWAAETVAPDALVCGSLAELDGRMGTLWGADELGSAGALVAPRLWSPHVRCAWREATDLYSGAPVWVPAQGLHVPPAGSPALGPVAVAWTSNGSGAHPDAKKALLHALLEATERDQLARALPEGWTEEGVHRRLLRAPELAEHAPSVEALAGRLRERGFGVYLFDATPASRTPGAVGLPVGAAILVDLEEGPVPLTAGYACALTRESALLKALLEAAQSRLTDIHGAREDVAATDREAARGFAEACAQVRPRRRVADMPDVGAKARGAAAGQVRQVLALLQRAGFTRAAAVALTAPVEGLHVQRVVVPGMRISELL, encoded by the coding sequence GTGCGGCCTCCCAGGGACGAGCTGTCTTCGCGGCGGTTTCAACAACGACTGGCCCAGGCCATGGGCGTGACGCGGGTGGCGCGCGTCACCGGGCTGGACCGGACCGGCGTGGAGGTGGCCTGCGCGGTGCGTCCGGGCGGCCACGTCCTCCAGGTGTGCAACGGCAAGGGCCTCTCCTTCGAGGACGCGGCCTGGGGCGCGCTGCTGGAGACGGCGGAGCTGTGGGCGGCGGAGACGGTGGCGCCGGACGCGCTCGTGTGCGGCTCACTCGCGGAGCTGGATGGCCGCATGGGCACGCTGTGGGGCGCGGACGAGCTGGGCTCGGCGGGGGCGCTCGTGGCGCCGCGCCTGTGGAGCCCGCACGTGCGCTGTGCCTGGCGCGAGGCCACGGACCTGTACTCCGGTGCGCCGGTGTGGGTGCCCGCCCAGGGCCTGCACGTGCCGCCCGCGGGAAGCCCCGCGCTGGGCCCGGTGGCGGTGGCGTGGACGAGCAATGGCTCCGGCGCGCACCCGGACGCGAAGAAGGCCTTGCTGCACGCGCTGCTGGAGGCCACGGAGCGGGACCAGCTCGCGCGGGCCCTGCCTGAGGGCTGGACGGAGGAGGGTGTCCATCGCCGGCTGCTGCGCGCTCCGGAGCTGGCGGAGCACGCCCCCTCCGTGGAGGCCCTGGCGGGCCGCCTGCGGGAGCGGGGCTTCGGCGTGTACCTCTTCGATGCCACGCCGGCGTCGCGCACGCCGGGCGCGGTGGGGTTGCCGGTGGGCGCGGCGATATTGGTGGACCTGGAGGAGGGCCCGGTGCCGCTCACCGCGGGGTATGCGTGCGCGCTGACGCGGGAGTCGGCGCTGCTGAAGGCCTTGCTGGAGGCGGCGCAGTCGCGGCTGACGGACATCCACGGCGCTCGCGAGGACGTCGCCGCCACGGACCGCGAGGCCGCTCGGGGCTTCGCGGAGGCCTGCGCCCAGGTCCGGCCGCGTCGGCGCGTGGCGGACATGCCGGATGTGGGGGCGAAGGCGCGCGGCGCGGCGGCGGGGCAGGTGCGGCAGGTGCTGGCGTTGCTCCAGCGCGCGGGCTTCACGCGGGCGGCGGCGGTGGCGCTGACCGCTCCGGTGGAAGGCCTCCACGTCCAGCGCGTGGTGGTGCCGGGCATGCGCATCTCGGAGCTCCTATGA
- a CDS encoding TfuA-like protein: MKRRADSLVVFLGPSLPEAEAKRLAPCTVLPPARQGDVWRALSLRPRAIALVDGVFEAQPSVWHHELLAALEAGVAVFGGGSMGALRAAELAPHGMVGVGRIFEWYRDGVVVDDSEVALLHADEEHGWRPLTVPLVNVRYAAERAAHARVLGRAAAQALVDAGQAVFYQERTWARVLEAVTPHWPASTRAAWDGWFVRGAEDLKRQDALACLRAAAEWVASGAPAPHLSSRVSSHGVTATDGAGALGGHGASGASGARGRRRLDGVSPTQAGAVSSGEQGPARVPSSLVRRRRLVDDVTATQAGPVSSGRVLDVLRESPDAAALAEAGLRRALLAGWARTQGLSVSAAEVDEAEAAWWRGQRVPASRREAWLARLGLDAQGLRRLCEERALERLALENASRLLPDGPSWDEALAAEARLGGRWADAAEAVDPTEGVGSS, encoded by the coding sequence ATGAAGCGGCGCGCGGACAGTCTGGTGGTGTTCCTGGGGCCCTCGCTGCCGGAGGCGGAGGCGAAGCGGCTGGCGCCCTGCACGGTGCTGCCGCCCGCGCGGCAGGGAGACGTGTGGCGCGCGCTGAGCCTGCGGCCCCGGGCCATTGCCCTGGTGGATGGCGTCTTCGAGGCGCAGCCCTCGGTGTGGCACCACGAGCTGCTGGCGGCGCTGGAGGCGGGCGTGGCCGTCTTCGGTGGCGGCAGCATGGGCGCGCTGCGCGCGGCGGAGCTGGCCCCGCACGGCATGGTGGGCGTGGGGCGCATCTTCGAGTGGTACCGCGACGGCGTGGTGGTGGACGACTCGGAGGTGGCGCTGCTGCACGCGGACGAGGAGCACGGCTGGCGTCCGCTCACGGTGCCCCTGGTCAACGTGCGGTACGCCGCGGAGCGCGCGGCTCATGCGCGGGTGTTGGGCCGGGCCGCCGCCCAGGCGCTGGTGGACGCGGGGCAGGCCGTCTTCTACCAGGAGCGCACGTGGGCGCGGGTGCTGGAGGCCGTGACGCCACACTGGCCCGCGTCCACCCGGGCCGCGTGGGACGGGTGGTTCGTGCGCGGCGCGGAGGACTTGAAGAGGCAGGACGCGCTCGCGTGCCTTCGCGCGGCGGCGGAGTGGGTGGCTTCGGGCGCGCCCGCGCCGCACCTGTCTTCGCGTGTGTCGTCCCATGGCGTGACGGCGACGGATGGCGCTGGGGCCCTGGGCGGGCACGGCGCTTCGGGGGCGTCCGGCGCCCGCGGCCGTCGGCGGCTGGATGGCGTGAGCCCGACACAGGCGGGCGCCGTGTCCTCGGGGGAGCAGGGGCCGGCGCGTGTGCCGTCGTCCCTGGTCCGGCGCAGGCGGCTGGTGGATGACGTGACGGCGACGCAGGCGGGCCCGGTGTCCTCGGGCCGGGTGCTGGACGTCCTCCGGGAGTCTCCCGACGCGGCGGCGCTGGCGGAGGCGGGGCTGCGCCGGGCGCTGCTCGCGGGCTGGGCGCGCACCCAGGGGCTGAGCGTCTCCGCCGCCGAGGTGGACGAGGCGGAGGCGGCGTGGTGGCGGGGCCAGCGCGTGCCCGCCTCGCGCCGTGAGGCCTGGCTGGCCCGTCTGGGGTTGGACGCGCAGGGGCTGCGGCGGCTGTGCGAGGAGCGCGCCCTGGAGCGGCTCGCCCTGGAGAACGCCTCGCGCCTGCTGCCGGATGGCCCCTCCTGGGACGAGGCCCTGGCCGCCGAGGCCCGGCTGGGCGGGCGCTGGGCGGACGCCGCCGAGGCGGTGGACCCAACGGAGGGCGTTGGGTCCTCCTGA
- a CDS encoding serine/threonine protein kinase has protein sequence MAVRSPPFHPDQLVAGSEVGPWRVVASLGSGGFGRVFQVERAGRHYSLKMALRPAGLHAAEEEDINGRLAHEVAALLACAPHPNLPALHAVDRWPEPPEGYLYFVTDYIDGETFHEWRWRVKPTAAHLLSVFTELVRVVGDLHRRGVHHRDLKGDNVLIRREDERPMLIDLGTVRLPGATTLTVGVAPGAPHLLPPECVAFLREGTWQQGANFDAGVPGDLYALGALLYESLTDGYAFDPKLPYDRLLPAIETVTPRAPHVVNPKVPRALGDIALRLLAKRPEDRYAGTEALLQALWDVAKEKRQPAWKVSLDRPPEGADGEAPRVRMVPDTATSSRPVPARESSGFAPVLPLNPEPRDAPVASASAPAEASEPPAAPAATPGGRRPPR, from the coding sequence GTGGCGGTGAGGTCGCCTCCCTTCCATCCGGACCAGCTCGTCGCGGGCAGCGAGGTCGGCCCCTGGCGGGTCGTGGCGTCGCTGGGCTCGGGCGGCTTCGGCCGGGTCTTCCAGGTGGAGCGCGCGGGCCGCCACTACTCGCTGAAGATGGCGCTCCGCCCCGCGGGGCTCCACGCGGCGGAGGAGGAGGACATCAACGGCCGGCTGGCGCACGAAGTGGCGGCGCTGCTGGCCTGCGCCCCCCACCCGAACCTCCCGGCGCTGCACGCCGTGGACCGCTGGCCGGAGCCTCCCGAGGGCTACCTGTACTTCGTCACCGACTACATCGACGGTGAGACGTTCCACGAATGGCGCTGGCGGGTGAAGCCCACGGCGGCGCACCTCTTGTCCGTCTTCACGGAGCTGGTGCGCGTGGTGGGGGACCTGCATCGCCGGGGCGTGCACCACCGGGACTTGAAGGGGGACAACGTCCTCATCCGCCGCGAGGACGAGCGCCCCATGCTCATCGACCTGGGCACGGTGCGGTTGCCCGGGGCCACGACGCTGACGGTGGGCGTGGCGCCCGGCGCGCCGCACCTGCTGCCGCCCGAGTGCGTCGCCTTCCTGCGCGAAGGCACCTGGCAGCAGGGCGCCAACTTCGACGCGGGGGTGCCCGGGGACCTCTACGCGCTGGGCGCGCTGCTGTACGAGTCGCTCACGGATGGCTACGCGTTCGACCCGAAGCTCCCGTATGACCGCCTGCTGCCGGCCATTGAGACGGTGACGCCGCGCGCGCCCCACGTCGTGAATCCGAAGGTGCCGCGCGCCCTGGGCGACATCGCCCTGCGGCTGCTCGCGAAGCGCCCGGAGGACCGCTACGCCGGCACGGAGGCGCTGCTCCAGGCCCTGTGGGACGTGGCCAAGGAGAAGCGGCAGCCGGCCTGGAAGGTGTCGTTGGACCGGCCGCCCGAGGGCGCGGACGGGGAGGCCCCGCGGGTGCGCATGGTGCCGGACACCGCCACGTCCTCGCGGCCCGTCCCTGCCCGGGAGTCGTCCGGGTTCGCGCCGGTGCTGCCCCTCAATCCGGAGCCCCGGGACGCCCCGGTGGCGAGTGCGAGCGCGCCCGCCGAGGCGTCCGAGCCACCGGCGGCCCCCGCGGCGACGCCCGGGGGGAGACGCCCGCCGCGGTGA
- a CDS encoding DUF2381 family protein, whose amino-acid sequence MTGSPTFIVLAWGLLWATLAESAAVDAPAVVRRIDVQAGSLATPPEVRISPGLSTTLFFDARIRPEQLALEGRERFQRFGATEDHLVLVPSPTFREGERLRLEVRFHDGAVPDRAVLNLVVDATRPERQVELYRHARSAASYRQEVEELRAGMLRLERQVQQLQRSRAGGEVTRESLVADIQDVSAIRHRHWAARKVTGDFIVRAVSLVRLSPAWAALRILLVPSEAAKDWRAAGAALTGAQGNRLRTLPPWQAGPLDAAGDSPIVIVLEEPEAVDTGRYTLELWDEGRKRTLKLEGLQAR is encoded by the coding sequence TTGACTGGTTCGCCCACTTTCATCGTGCTCGCGTGGGGCTTGTTGTGGGCCACCCTCGCGGAGTCCGCGGCGGTGGACGCGCCCGCGGTGGTGCGGCGAATCGACGTGCAGGCGGGAAGCCTGGCCACCCCGCCGGAGGTCCGCATCAGCCCCGGTCTGTCCACCACCTTGTTCTTCGATGCGCGCATCCGTCCGGAGCAACTGGCGCTCGAAGGCCGTGAGCGGTTCCAGCGCTTCGGCGCGACGGAGGACCACCTCGTGCTGGTGCCCTCGCCCACGTTCCGGGAGGGGGAGCGGCTGCGGCTGGAGGTCCGGTTCCATGATGGCGCCGTGCCGGACAGGGCCGTGTTGAACCTCGTCGTGGATGCCACGCGGCCGGAGCGCCAGGTGGAGCTCTACCGCCATGCGCGGTCCGCCGCGTCCTACCGGCAGGAGGTGGAGGAGCTCCGTGCGGGGATGCTTCGGCTGGAGCGCCAGGTGCAGCAGCTCCAGCGCTCCCGCGCGGGAGGCGAGGTGACGCGCGAGTCCCTGGTGGCGGACATCCAGGACGTGAGCGCCATCCGTCACCGTCACTGGGCGGCCCGGAAGGTGACGGGCGACTTCATCGTCCGAGCCGTGAGCCTCGTCCGCCTTTCACCCGCCTGGGCCGCGCTGCGGATTCTATTGGTGCCCTCGGAGGCGGCGAAGGACTGGCGCGCGGCCGGCGCGGCGCTCACCGGCGCCCAGGGCAACCGGCTGCGGACGCTCCCCCCCTGGCAGGCGGGGCCCCTGGATGCCGCTGGCGACTCGCCCATCGTCATCGTCCTGGAGGAGCCGGAGGCGGTGGACACCGGCCGGTACACGCTGGAGCTGTGGGACGAGGGCCGCAAGCGGACCTTGAAGCTGGAAGGCCTCCAGGCGCGGTGA
- a CDS encoding DNA-methyltransferase encodes MTSLPPPESLRCINADSREPAGYRAALGDTRAALLHTDPPYCLLTRRRKGGDLRDTRAHKKIDQNPIVRFETVRDYRAFSEAWLSRATAHLTPDAPLIIWTNLLGKEPILTAARGLGYPHLRGEYVWGKRTTDKNANEQLLRVYEVALVIARTPAPPLAPGDLPTVWAVVGGYDDDAEAKRWGGHPHHKPFSVLEPLVRTYSRPGDTVLDPFAGSGSMPSAALRLGRRPACLEVEPEWAERVTHRLRETAREEAQRASAR; translated from the coding sequence ATGACCTCCCTTCCCCCGCCCGAGTCCCTTCGCTGCATCAACGCCGACTCCCGCGAGCCCGCGGGCTACCGCGCCGCCCTGGGCGACACCCGCGCCGCGCTCCTCCACACGGACCCGCCGTACTGCCTGCTCACCCGGCGGCGCAAGGGCGGCGACCTGCGGGACACGCGCGCGCACAAGAAGATTGACCAGAACCCCATCGTCCGCTTCGAGACGGTGCGCGACTACCGCGCCTTCTCCGAGGCCTGGCTGTCGCGCGCCACCGCGCACCTGACGCCGGACGCGCCGCTCATCATCTGGACGAACCTGCTGGGCAAGGAGCCCATCCTCACCGCGGCGCGCGGGCTGGGCTACCCGCACCTGCGCGGCGAGTATGTCTGGGGCAAGCGCACCACCGACAAGAACGCCAACGAGCAGTTGCTGCGCGTCTACGAAGTGGCCCTGGTGATTGCCCGTACGCCCGCGCCGCCGCTGGCGCCGGGGGATCTGCCCACCGTCTGGGCCGTGGTGGGCGGCTATGACGACGACGCGGAGGCGAAGCGCTGGGGCGGCCACCCGCACCACAAGCCCTTCTCCGTCCTGGAGCCGCTGGTGCGCACGTACAGCCGCCCGGGGGACACGGTGCTGGACCCCTTCGCGGGCAGCGGCTCCATGCCGTCCGCAGCGCTGCGGCTGGGCCGGCGGCCCGCGTGCCTGGAAGTCGAGCCGGAGTGGGCCGAGCGCGTCACCCACCGCCTGCGGGAGACGGCCCGCGAGGAGGCTCAGCGCGCCAGCGCCCGGTAG
- a CDS encoding 2OG-Fe(II) oxygenase, producing METLVRLTENAVPPLLFRRLLRRLALVGTERLRQTYQTTFWYDFGPAANVVEDIILTLRPHIAGRRRVAGVEWWLSRMEPTDVRVDFHQDRDEKLARRTGELVHPRISSVLFLNRVRGGALVVTKEKPDAANPSLAPSRLDTADLVTPRPNRLVVFDGTLTHGVLDAENQIPDGKLPGRARQRRTLVMNWWGHRPTDIPAWADTRLYRALAR from the coding sequence GTGGAAACCCTCGTTCGACTCACCGAGAACGCCGTGCCCCCCCTGCTCTTCCGCCGCCTGCTGCGGCGCCTGGCGCTCGTGGGCACCGAGCGTTTGCGTCAGACCTACCAGACGACCTTCTGGTACGACTTCGGCCCGGCGGCCAACGTGGTGGAGGACATCATCCTCACGCTGCGCCCGCACATCGCCGGCAGGCGCCGCGTGGCGGGCGTGGAGTGGTGGCTGTCGCGCATGGAGCCGACGGACGTGCGCGTGGACTTCCACCAGGACCGCGACGAGAAGCTGGCGCGGCGCACCGGTGAGCTGGTGCACCCGCGCATCTCCTCCGTGCTCTTCCTCAACCGGGTGCGCGGCGGCGCGCTGGTGGTGACGAAGGAGAAGCCCGACGCGGCCAACCCCTCGCTGGCCCCCTCGCGGCTGGACACCGCGGACCTGGTGACGCCCCGGCCCAACCGGCTGGTGGTGTTCGACGGCACGCTGACGCACGGCGTGCTGGACGCGGAGAACCAGATTCCGGACGGGAAGCTGCCCGGACGCGCGCGGCAGCGGCGCACGCTGGTGATGAACTGGTGGGGCCACCGGCCCACGGACATCCCCGCGTGGGCGGACACGCGCCTCTACCGGGCGCTGGCGCGCTGA
- a CDS encoding dicarboxylate/amino acid:cation symporter yields MKAHQKMLIGIASGAVAGLVANLVAGGAPWLTFVVDNVASPIGQIFIRLLLMLVVPLLFSAIVVAVAELDLKQVGRLGARTLGYTVVLSSISVLIGLVLVNTLEPGAGVSEEARAQAQGGMTIQAAAAPGASSFGAVLVSMVPTNPIKAAGDGDFIGLIVFSLIFGMGVALTPSEPVQRLRETLQGLYDVMMKLIDGVLSLAPFGVAALLFAMTARLGFGIFAQLASYIVTVLLALGIHMFIVYSLSVRLLGGRSPIEFFRGSRLAIVTAFSTSSSSATLPTALKVAEENLKLPRNVSRFVLTAGSAMNQNGTALFEGVTVLFLAQVYGVPLSLSDQALIMFICILAGIGTAGVPAGSIPVIAMILGMFKIPVEGLGLILGVDRFLDMCRTTLNVTGDLAAAVYVARGEPVDSPAEEGAVDPSTS; encoded by the coding sequence ATGAAGGCGCACCAGAAGATGCTCATTGGCATTGCCTCCGGCGCGGTGGCGGGCCTCGTGGCCAACCTCGTCGCGGGCGGCGCGCCCTGGCTGACCTTCGTCGTGGACAACGTGGCCTCCCCCATCGGGCAGATCTTCATCCGCCTGCTGCTGATGCTCGTGGTGCCGCTGCTGTTCTCCGCCATCGTCGTGGCGGTGGCGGAGCTGGACCTCAAGCAGGTGGGGCGGCTGGGCGCTCGCACGCTGGGCTACACCGTCGTCCTGTCCTCCATCTCCGTCCTCATCGGCCTGGTGCTGGTCAACACGCTGGAGCCCGGCGCGGGCGTCAGCGAAGAGGCGCGCGCGCAGGCCCAGGGCGGGATGACCATCCAGGCAGCCGCCGCGCCAGGGGCGTCCTCGTTCGGCGCGGTGCTGGTCTCCATGGTGCCCACCAACCCCATCAAGGCCGCGGGGGACGGGGACTTCATCGGCCTCATCGTCTTCTCGCTCATCTTCGGCATGGGCGTGGCGCTCACCCCCAGCGAGCCCGTGCAGCGCCTGCGTGAAACCCTCCAGGGCCTCTACGACGTGATGATGAAGCTCATCGACGGCGTGCTGAGCCTGGCGCCCTTCGGCGTGGCCGCGCTGCTGTTCGCCATGACGGCGCGGCTGGGCTTCGGCATCTTCGCGCAGCTCGCCTCCTACATCGTCACGGTGCTGCTGGCGCTGGGCATCCACATGTTCATCGTCTACTCGCTGTCGGTGCGCCTCCTGGGCGGGCGCAGCCCCATCGAGTTCTTCCGCGGCAGCCGGCTGGCCATCGTCACCGCGTTCTCCACGTCCTCCTCCAGCGCCACGCTGCCCACCGCGCTCAAGGTGGCGGAGGAGAACCTCAAGCTGCCGCGCAACGTGTCGCGCTTCGTGCTCACCGCCGGCTCGGCGATGAACCAGAACGGCACCGCGCTCTTCGAGGGCGTCACGGTGCTCTTCCTCGCCCAGGTCTACGGCGTGCCGCTCAGCCTGTCCGACCAGGCGCTCATCATGTTCATCTGCATCCTGGCGGGCATCGGCACCGCGGGCGTGCCGGCGGGCTCCATCCCCGTCATCGCCATGATCCTGGGCATGTTCAAGATTCCGGTGGAGGGCCTGGGCCTCATCCTGGGCGTGGACCGCTTCCTGGACATGTGCCGCACCACGCTCAACGTCACCGGCGACCTGGCCGCCGCCGTCTACGTGGCGCGCGGTGAACCGGTCGACAGCCCGGCTGAAGAGGGAGCCGTGGACCCCTCCACCTCCTGA
- a CDS encoding FKBP-type peptidyl-prolyl cis-trans isomerase yields MRVAKDSVVSLEYRLHLGDGQVIDQSAPDQPLAYLHGHRQIVPGLEGALEGMDPGESKQVVVAPGQGYGEHDPAGVRTVPRGMLPPGFSPQPGQTLMAQTDQGDIPLRIQEVRDDGVVVDLNHPLAGKTLHFDVTVKGVRTATSEELTHGHVHGPGGHDHG; encoded by the coding sequence ATGAGGGTCGCCAAGGATTCCGTCGTCTCGCTCGAATACCGGCTGCACCTGGGAGACGGCCAGGTCATCGACCAGAGCGCGCCCGACCAGCCGCTCGCCTATCTGCACGGGCACCGGCAGATTGTCCCGGGGCTCGAAGGCGCCCTGGAGGGCATGGACCCGGGGGAGAGCAAGCAGGTGGTCGTGGCGCCCGGCCAGGGCTACGGCGAGCACGACCCCGCGGGGGTGCGCACCGTGCCGCGCGGCATGCTGCCGCCCGGCTTCTCGCCCCAGCCCGGCCAGACGCTGATGGCGCAGACGGACCAGGGCGACATCCCGCTGCGCATCCAGGAGGTGCGCGATGACGGCGTGGTGGTGGACCTCAACCACCCGCTGGCCGGCAAGACGCTGCACTTCGACGTCACCGTGAAGGGCGTGCGCACCGCCACGTCGGAGGAACTGACGCACGGCCACGTCCACGGGCCGGGCGGGCACGACCACGGCTGA